One segment of Brassica napus cultivar Da-Ae chromosome C3, Da-Ae, whole genome shotgun sequence DNA contains the following:
- the LOC125583378 gene encoding uncharacterized protein LOC125583378 gives MGDNIQIDMQNLNLGAEDPPIQLPVQVVNEAAAENRFVLIGRPVMPHRQNIRSIIAILPRNWGHKGVYGRMIEGRQFQFVFPSEESMEMVLRRGPWAFADRMLIIERWTASFNPLMLNFILFWIQIRGIPF, from the coding sequence ATGGGGGATAATATACAGATAGACATGCAAAATCTCAATTTGGGGGCTGAGGATCCGCCAATTCAATTACCGGTGCAAGTAGTCAATGAAGCAGCGGCTGAGAATCGATTCGTGCTAATTGGAAGACCGGTGATGCCTCACAGACAGAACATTCGATCAATCATTGCAATTCTTCCCAGAAACTGGGGACATAAAGGCGTTTACGGGAGAATGATTGAGGGTAGACAGTTCCAGTTTGTCTTTCCTTCAGAGGAGTCCATGGAGATGGTGTTACGTCGTGGTCCTTGGGCTTTTGCTGATCGTATGCTGATCATTGAGAGATGGACCGCGTCTTTCAATCCACTGATGCTCAACTTCATTCTTTTCTGGATTCAGATCCGTGGAATCCCATTCTAA
- the LOC106377291 gene encoding TPR repeat-containing thioredoxin TTL1-like isoform X1 codes for MSPSGKPVPPRDSLTSEINKPDFRELDLGSPVSPLRSQPRGLTTTTTTTSSSSSSSSGSVTRHPPVIGRSGSVRVSQSGSSSGNLRTSQARSDSVTSNSQPLVSSSTQSSATSPATAANVLPTGNICPSGKIQLTGMTQSRSRSDVLGSGTGTYGHGSIMRGGGGSGVSPAKPVAPVTVGGSIRSSPAAMLGSDAEEVKRVGNEMYRKGLFGEALRLYDRAIALSPANAAYRSNRAAALTGLGRVGEAVKECEEALRLDPNYGRAHQRLASLLIRLGQADSARKHLCFLGKPSDPMELQKLEAVEKHMSKCADARRLGDWKAALMEVDAAIVSGADFSPQLVMCKVEALLKLHRLDAAHSKLLEVPKVEPFPASCSQSRFSGMACEAYTHFVKAQVEMALGRFENAVMAAEKASKLDPRSNEVAMLHNTVTLVARARVRGNDLYKSERYTEASSAYAEGLRLDPCNAILYCNRAACWFKLGMWERSIEDCNHALRFQPRYTKPLLRRAASNSKMERWAAAVSDYEALRKELPHDKEVAESLFHAQVALKKSRGEEVLNMEFGGEVEEVYSREQFKAAMNLPGVSVIHFSTASDHQCKQLSPFVDSLCTRYPSIHFLKVDIDKCQSIGNAENVRVVPTVKIYKNGTRVKEIVCPNKEVLEYSVRHYSS; via the exons atgtcacCGTCAGGTAAACCGGTCCCTCCCCGTGATTCATTAACCTCCGAGATTAATAAACCGGATTTTCGCGAGCTAGATCTCGGTTCACCGGTTTCTCCGCTCCGTTCTCAGCCACGTGGACTCACCAcaaccacaacaacaacaagcagCAGCAGCTCTAGCTCCTCCGGATCTGTAACTAGACATCCCCCGGTTATCGGAAGATCCGGTTCGGTTCGCGTTAGTCAATCCGGTTCGAGTAGTGGCAACCTGAGAACGAGTCAAGCCAGATCCGACTCGGTTACTTCCAACTCACAACCACTCGTCTCCTCTTCCACTCAAAGCTCCGCCACTTCTCCAGCTACGGCGGCGAATGTGCTTCCCACCGGAAACATCTGCCCCTCCGGGAAGATCCAACTCACCGGAATGACGCAGAGCCGCTCGAGAAGCGACGTTCTCGGATCCGGCACGGGAACGTACGGACACGGCAGCATAATGCGAGGCGGAGGAGGAAGCGGCGTATCTCCGGCGAAGCCTGTTGCTCCGGTGACCGTCGGTGGTTCCATCAGAAGCAGTCCCGCCGCGATGTTAGGTTCGGACGCAGAGGAAGTGAAGAGAGTAGGAAACGAGATGTATAGGAAAGGTTTGTTCGGCGAGGCTTTGAGGTTGTACGATAGGGCGATAGCTTTGTCGCCGGCCAACGCGGCTTACCGGAGCAACCGAGCCGCTGCGTTGACGGGTTTGGGTCGAGTCGGTGAAGCTGTGAAGGAGTGTGAAGAGGCTTTGAGATTGGATCCCAACTATGGAAGAGCTCATCAACGTTTGGCTTCATTGCTTATTAG ATTAGGACAGGCTGATAGTGCAAGGAAGCATCTTTGTTTTCTTGGGAAACCATCTGATCCTATGGAACTGCAGAAGCTTGAAGCTGTTGAGAAACATATGAGCAAGTGCGCAGATGCGAGAAGGCTTGGTGATTGGAAAGCTGCTTTGATGGAAGTAGATGCAGCTATTGTCTCTGGAGCAGACTTTTCTCCACAG CTAGTTATGTGTAAAGTAGAAGCACTCTTGAAACTTCACCGGCTTGATGCTGCCCATTCAAAGCTATTAGAAGTTCCCAAAGTAGAGCCGTTTCCAGCATCTTGTTCTCAGTCTCGGTTCTCTGGTATGGCCTGTGAAGCTTATACGCATTTCGTCAAAGCTCAAGTCGAGATGGCTTTAGGAAG GTTTGAAAATGCAGTGATGGCTGCTGAGAAAGCTAGCAAATTAGATCCACGAAGCAACGAagttgccatgttacacaataCCGTTACATTGGTCGCTAGGGCTCGTGTTCGCGGTAACGATCTCTACAAATCAGAAAGATACACCGAAGCAAGCTCAGCTTACGCAGAAGGCCTTAGGCTTGACCCTTGCAACGCTATTCTATATTGTAACCGAGCAGCTTGTTGGTTCAAACTTGGAATGTGGGAACGCTCTATCGAAGATTGTAACCACGCACTGCGGTTCCAGCCACGTTACACAAAGCCTCTTCTCCGTAGAGCTGCCTCAAATAGCAAG ATGGAGAGATGGGCGGCTGCAGTGAGTGATTACGAAGCGTTGAGAAAGGAACTGCCTCATGATAAGGAAGTTGCTGAATCTTTGTTTCATGCTCAAGTCGCGTTGAAGAAGTCTCGTGGAGAGGAAGTTTTGAATATGGAGTTCGGTGGTGAAGTTGAGGAAGTTTACAGCCGTGAACAGTTTAAAGCTGCCATGAATCTACCAGGAGTTTCGGTTATCCACTTCTCGACGGCCTCTGATCATCAATGCAAGCAGTTATCTCCGTTTGTGGACTCGTTATGTACTCGCTATCCTTCTATACACTTCCTCAAG GTGGACATAGATAAATGTCAGTCTATAGGTAATGCAGAGAACGTGAGGGTTGTGCCGACAGTGAAGATATACAAGAACGGTACTCGTGTAAAGGAGATTGTCTGTCCAAACAAAGAAGTATTGGAGTACTCAGTGAGACACTATAGCAGTTAG
- the LOC106377291 gene encoding TPR repeat-containing thioredoxin TTL1-like isoform X2, which translates to MSPSGKPVPPRDSLTSEINKPDFRELDLGSPVSPLRSQPRGLTTTTTTTSSSSSSSSGSVTRHPPVIGRSGSVRVSQSGSSSGNLRTSQARSDSVTSNSQPLVSSSTQSSATSPATAANVLPTGNICPSGKIQLTGMTQSRSRSDVLGSGTGTYGHGSIMRGGGGSGVSPAKPVAPVTVGGSDAEEVKRVGNEMYRKGLFGEALRLYDRAIALSPANAAYRSNRAAALTGLGRVGEAVKECEEALRLDPNYGRAHQRLASLLIRLGQADSARKHLCFLGKPSDPMELQKLEAVEKHMSKCADARRLGDWKAALMEVDAAIVSGADFSPQLVMCKVEALLKLHRLDAAHSKLLEVPKVEPFPASCSQSRFSGMACEAYTHFVKAQVEMALGRFENAVMAAEKASKLDPRSNEVAMLHNTVTLVARARVRGNDLYKSERYTEASSAYAEGLRLDPCNAILYCNRAACWFKLGMWERSIEDCNHALRFQPRYTKPLLRRAASNSKMERWAAAVSDYEALRKELPHDKEVAESLFHAQVALKKSRGEEVLNMEFGGEVEEVYSREQFKAAMNLPGVSVIHFSTASDHQCKQLSPFVDSLCTRYPSIHFLKVDIDKCQSIGNAENVRVVPTVKIYKNGTRVKEIVCPNKEVLEYSVRHYSS; encoded by the exons atgtcacCGTCAGGTAAACCGGTCCCTCCCCGTGATTCATTAACCTCCGAGATTAATAAACCGGATTTTCGCGAGCTAGATCTCGGTTCACCGGTTTCTCCGCTCCGTTCTCAGCCACGTGGACTCACCAcaaccacaacaacaacaagcagCAGCAGCTCTAGCTCCTCCGGATCTGTAACTAGACATCCCCCGGTTATCGGAAGATCCGGTTCGGTTCGCGTTAGTCAATCCGGTTCGAGTAGTGGCAACCTGAGAACGAGTCAAGCCAGATCCGACTCGGTTACTTCCAACTCACAACCACTCGTCTCCTCTTCCACTCAAAGCTCCGCCACTTCTCCAGCTACGGCGGCGAATGTGCTTCCCACCGGAAACATCTGCCCCTCCGGGAAGATCCAACTCACCGGAATGACGCAGAGCCGCTCGAGAAGCGACGTTCTCGGATCCGGCACGGGAACGTACGGACACGGCAGCATAATGCGAGGCGGAGGAGGAAGCGGCGTATCTCCGGCGAAGCCTGTTGCTCCGGTGACCGTCGGTG GTTCGGACGCAGAGGAAGTGAAGAGAGTAGGAAACGAGATGTATAGGAAAGGTTTGTTCGGCGAGGCTTTGAGGTTGTACGATAGGGCGATAGCTTTGTCGCCGGCCAACGCGGCTTACCGGAGCAACCGAGCCGCTGCGTTGACGGGTTTGGGTCGAGTCGGTGAAGCTGTGAAGGAGTGTGAAGAGGCTTTGAGATTGGATCCCAACTATGGAAGAGCTCATCAACGTTTGGCTTCATTGCTTATTAG ATTAGGACAGGCTGATAGTGCAAGGAAGCATCTTTGTTTTCTTGGGAAACCATCTGATCCTATGGAACTGCAGAAGCTTGAAGCTGTTGAGAAACATATGAGCAAGTGCGCAGATGCGAGAAGGCTTGGTGATTGGAAAGCTGCTTTGATGGAAGTAGATGCAGCTATTGTCTCTGGAGCAGACTTTTCTCCACAG CTAGTTATGTGTAAAGTAGAAGCACTCTTGAAACTTCACCGGCTTGATGCTGCCCATTCAAAGCTATTAGAAGTTCCCAAAGTAGAGCCGTTTCCAGCATCTTGTTCTCAGTCTCGGTTCTCTGGTATGGCCTGTGAAGCTTATACGCATTTCGTCAAAGCTCAAGTCGAGATGGCTTTAGGAAG GTTTGAAAATGCAGTGATGGCTGCTGAGAAAGCTAGCAAATTAGATCCACGAAGCAACGAagttgccatgttacacaataCCGTTACATTGGTCGCTAGGGCTCGTGTTCGCGGTAACGATCTCTACAAATCAGAAAGATACACCGAAGCAAGCTCAGCTTACGCAGAAGGCCTTAGGCTTGACCCTTGCAACGCTATTCTATATTGTAACCGAGCAGCTTGTTGGTTCAAACTTGGAATGTGGGAACGCTCTATCGAAGATTGTAACCACGCACTGCGGTTCCAGCCACGTTACACAAAGCCTCTTCTCCGTAGAGCTGCCTCAAATAGCAAG ATGGAGAGATGGGCGGCTGCAGTGAGTGATTACGAAGCGTTGAGAAAGGAACTGCCTCATGATAAGGAAGTTGCTGAATCTTTGTTTCATGCTCAAGTCGCGTTGAAGAAGTCTCGTGGAGAGGAAGTTTTGAATATGGAGTTCGGTGGTGAAGTTGAGGAAGTTTACAGCCGTGAACAGTTTAAAGCTGCCATGAATCTACCAGGAGTTTCGGTTATCCACTTCTCGACGGCCTCTGATCATCAATGCAAGCAGTTATCTCCGTTTGTGGACTCGTTATGTACTCGCTATCCTTCTATACACTTCCTCAAG GTGGACATAGATAAATGTCAGTCTATAGGTAATGCAGAGAACGTGAGGGTTGTGCCGACAGTGAAGATATACAAGAACGGTACTCGTGTAAAGGAGATTGTCTGTCCAAACAAAGAAGTATTGGAGTACTCAGTGAGACACTATAGCAGTTAG
- the LOC106360421 gene encoding phosphoenolpyruvate carboxylase 1: protein MPHGKLEKMASMDVHLRQLVPGKVSEDDKLVEYDALLLDRFLDILQELHGEDLRETVQELYEHSAEYEGKHEPKKLEELGNVLTSLDPGDSIVIAKAFSHMLNLANLAEEVQIAYRRRIKKLKKGDFVDESSATTESDLEETFKKLVGDLNKSPEEIFDALKNQTVDLVLTAHPTQSVRRSLLQKHGRIRDCLAQLYAKDITPDDKQELDEALQREIQAAFRTDEIKRTPPTPQDEMRAGMSYFHETIWKGVPKFLRRVDTALKNIGIEERVPYNAPLIQFSSWMGGDRDGNPRVTPEVTRDVCLLARMMAATMYFNQIEDLMFELSMWRCNDELRVRADELHVNRRKDAAKHYIEFWKSIPPTEPYRVVLGDVRDKLYHTRERARQLLSNGTSDVPEEATFNNLEEFLEPLELCYRSLCSCGDRPIADGSLLDFLRQVSTFGLSLVRLDIRQESDRHTDVLDAITTHLEIGSYRDWSEERRQEWLLSELSGKRPLFGSDLPKTEEIADVLDTFHVIAELPSDSFGAYIISMATAPSDVLAVELLQRECHVKRPLRVVPLFEKLADLEAAPAAVARLFSVDWYKNRINGKQEVMIGYSDSGKDAGRLSAAWQLYKAQEELVKVAKEYGVKLTMFHGRGGTVGRGGGPTHLAILSQPPDTINGSLRVTVQGEVIEQSFGEEHLCFRTLQRFTAATLEHGMRPPVSPKPEWRALLDEMAVVATEEYRSVVFQEPRFVEYFRLATPELEYGRMNIGSRPSKRKPSGGIESLRAIPWIFAWTQTRFHLPVWLGFGAAIRHVVEKDVKNLHMLQDMYQHWPFFRVTIDLIEMVFAKGDPGIAALYDKLLVSEELWPFGDKLRANFEETKKLVLQTAGHKDLLEGDPYLKQRLRLRNSYITTLNVCQAYTLKRIRDPSYNVTLRPHISKEIAESSKELIELNPTSEYAPGLEDTLILTMKGVAAGLQNTG, encoded by the exons ATGCCTCATGGGAAGTTAGAGAAGATGGCATCGATGGATGTTCATCTCCGTCAGTTGGTTCCTGGCAAAGTTAGTGAAGACGACAAACTTGTCGAGTACGATGCTCTGCTTCTAGATCGGTTCCTCGATATCCTCCAGGAGTTGCACGGCGAGGATCTTCGTGAAACT GTTCAAGAGCTGTACGAGCACTCTGCAGAGTACGAAGGGAAGCATGAGCCAAAGAAGCTAGAGGAGCTAGGCAATGTTCTCACGAGCTTAGATCCAGGAGACTCCATTGTTATCGCTAAAGCCTTCTCCCACATGCTCAACTTGGCTAATCTGGCTGAGGAAGTGCAGATTGCCTACCGTCGTAGgatcaagaagctgaagaaagGTGACTTCGTTGATGAGAGCTCTGCTACTACCGAGTCTGATCTCGAGGAGACTTTCAAGAAGCTTGTTGGTGATCTCAACAAGTCTCCTGAAGAGATCTTTGATGCTCTCAAGAATCAGACTGTTGATTTGGTTTTGACTGCGCATCCTACTCAGTCCGTGAGAAGATCTTTGCTTCAGAAACATGGGAG GATAAGAGACTGTCTGGCTCAGCTTTATGCTAAGGATATCACTCCTGATGACAAGCAAGAGCTTGATGAGGCTCTACAGAGAGAG ATTCAAGCTGCATTCAGAACAGATGAAATCAAAAGAACACCACCAACGCCTCAGGATGAGATGAGAGCTGGGATGAGTTACTTCCATGAAACTATATGGAAAGGTGTTCCTAAGTTTCTTCGCCGTGTAGACACTGCTCTCAAAAACATCGGTATCGAAGAGCGTGTCCCATACAACGCTCCACTGATTCAGTTCTCTTCTTGGATGGGTGGTGACCGTGATGGTAACCCAAGGGTTACACCTGAAGTCACTAGAGATGTGTGTTTGCTGGCTAGAATGATGGCTGCTACTATGTACTTTAACCAAATCGAAGATCTTATGTTTGAG TTGTCTATGTGGCGTTGCAATGATGAGCTGCGCGTGCGTGCTGATGAACTTCATGTAAACAGGAGGAAAGACGCTGCAAAACATTACATAG AGTTCTGGAAGTCAATTCCACCAACCGAACCATACCGTGTGGTTCTTGGTGACGTAAGGGACAAGCTTTACCACACACGTGAACGAGCTCGTCAACTGCTCAGCAATGGAACCTCTGATGTCCCCGAGGAAGCTACCTTCAACAACTTGGAAGAG tTCTTGGAACCGCTTGAGCTTTGTTACCGATCACTATGCTCATGTGGTGACCGTCCAATAGCTGACGGAAGCCTTCTTGATTTCTTGAGACAAGTCTCAACCTTTGGACTCTCTCTTGTGCGCCTTGACATAAGGCAAGAATCAGACCGCCACACCGATGTACTGGACGCTATCACAACGCATCTAGAGATCGGATCGTACAGAGATTGGTCCGAAGAGCGCCGCCAGGAATGGCTTTTGTCTGAGCTAAGTGGCAAACGTCCTCTCTTCGGTTCTGACCTTCCTAAAACCGAAGAGATCGCTGACGTTCTCGACACTTTCCATGTCATAGCCGAGCTTCCTTCAGACAGCTTCGGCGCCTACATCATCTCCATGGCGACGGCTCCTTCTGATGTGTTAGCCGTTGAGCTTTTGCAGCGCGAGTGCCACGTGAAACGGCCTTTGAGAGTTGTCCCCCTCTTTGAGAAGCTAGCTGATCTGGAAGCGGCTCCTGCGGCGGTTGCGAGGCTCTTCTCCGTTGATTGGTACAAGAACCGGATCAACGGTAAGCAAGAGGTCATGATCGGTTATTCAGACTCAGGTAAAGACGCTGGTCGTCTCTCTGCTGCTTGGCAGCTGTACAAAGCTCAAGAGGAGCTTGTGAAGGTTGCTAAAGAGTACGGTGTGAAGCTGACGATGTTTCACGGTCGTGGTGGGACTGTCGGAAGAGGAGGCGGACCGACTCATCTTGCTATATTGTCTCAGCCGCCGGATACTATCAACGGCTCGCTCCGTGTCACGGTTCAAGGTGAAGTCATTGAGCAGTCTTTTGGAGAGGAGCATCTGTGCTTTAGAACGCTTCAGCGTTTTACTGCTGCAACGCTTGAGCATGGGATGCGTCCTCCGGTTTCGCCTAAACCGGAATGGCGTGCGTTGCTAGATGAAATGGCGGTTGTTGCGACCGAAGAGTACCGGTCTGTTGTGTTCCAAGAGCCTCGCTTTGTCGAGTACTTCCGCCTT GCTACACCGGAGCTAGAGTATGGTCGTATGAACATAGGAAGCAGGCCTTCGAAGAGGAAGCCAAGCGGCGGCATCGAGTCTCTCCGCGCCATTCCATGGATCTTTGCTTGGACTCAAACGAGATTCCATCTCCCTGTGTGGCTTGGATTCGGAGCAGCGATCAGGCACGTGGTTGAGAAAGACGTCAAGAACCTACACATGCTTCAGGACATGTACCAACACTGGCCTTTCTTTAGAGTCACCATTGATCTAATCGAAATGGTGTTCGCTAAAGGAGATCCAGGTATCGCTGCCTTGTACGATAAGCTTCTTGTTTCAGAGGAGCTTTGGCCTTTTGGTGACAAACTCAGAGCTAACTTCGAAGAGACCAAGAAACTCGTCCTCCAG ACTGCTGGGCACAAGGATCTGCTTGAAGGCGATCCTTACTTGAAGCAGAGACTGAGACTTCGTAACTCTTACATCACCACACTCAATGTCTGTCAAGCTTACACACTGAAGAGGATCCGTGACCCGAGCTACAATGTGACTCTACGGCCTCACATCTCTAAGGAGATCGCTGAATCGAGCAAAGAACTCATCGAGCTTAACCCGACGAGCGAGTACGCGCCTGGACTTGAAGATACACTCATCTTGACCATGAAGGGTGTCGCTGCTGGTCTACAGAACACTGgttga